From Nicotiana tabacum cultivar K326 chromosome 20, ASM71507v2, whole genome shotgun sequence, one genomic window encodes:
- the LOC142174285 gene encoding uncharacterized protein LOC142174285 has product MPMNPIQEIEVFDVWRIDFMGPFIGSYGNKYILVAVDYVSKWVEVVALRTNDAKVVEGFLKKNIFTRFGTPRAIISDRGTHFCNRAFEKLLIKYDVRHKVATPYHPQTSGQVEVSNMEIKSVLTKTVNATRTNWARKLDDALWSYRTTFKTPIGMSPYKLVFGKAYHLLV; this is encoded by the coding sequence atgcccatgaacccaattcaggagATAGAAGTGTTCGACGTCTGgcggattgatttcatgggtcccttcATCGGCTCTTATGGTAATAAATACATCCTTGTTGCTGTAGACTATGTGTCCAAGTGGGTGGAAGTTGTAGCATTGCGCACCAATGATGCAAAAGTGGTGGAGGGGTTtctaaagaagaacatattcacccgctTCGGGACACCACGAGCGATTATCAGCGAcagaggcactcacttctgcaatAGAGCCTTCGAGAAGTTGCTTATAAAATacgatgtacgccacaaggtggctactcCATACCACCCGCAAACTAGTGGACAGGTTGAGGTATCCAACATGGAAATCAAGAGTGTGTTAACGAAAACtgtgaacgccacaagaactAATTGGGcaaggaagctagatgatgcactctggtcCTACAGAACAACTTTCAagacaccaattggtatgtcaccatacaagttagTGTTTGGGAAGGCCTATCACTTACTTGTATAA